Within the Camelus dromedarius isolate mCamDro1 chromosome 9, mCamDro1.pat, whole genome shotgun sequence genome, the region TCCAGCCTGCCTTTCACGTCCTGTGTGAAATTACAGTCCACGGATGAGACACAAACCCAGAGATACCACTCATAGTCGGTGGTCTCCTTCAGCCCACCCATCCCTTCCAGTGTACCTCCAATAACTCAGGCGTTTTGGATTTCTTTCAGACTGGAAGATTACACTTGAAAAGAAAGAGGGTGTTGCTGTGGAAGAATGCTCCCACCACATGGAAGTGAAACACTGTGTGCAGACAGAGGGCCCCTGGCTGGTGTCATTTGGAGCTGTGCAGCAGTGGAGGGACCAGCCAGGGCAGCACCAGGAGGACTCCCTGGATCAAGTGCTCACCTCAGAAAGACTGTTTGCTCAAAGAGGGCGTTGTAAGCATGACCTCAGGGGAAGTTGTCTGAGTTTAAGCCTTCTACCTCCTACATTGCCCACAGGAACACATTTCCATAAGCTCAACTCACATGTGAAACAGAACTCGGTTTTCATGAATCATCAGAAAGACTGGGCTGATCTGAAGTCCTGTGAAGATGATCAGAGGGCTAGAACCTTCTTTCAGAGCATTTACTTAAATAAACTTGCAAATGctgaaacaggaaataaaaaaccTTATGAACATACTGTCAGTAGTGACTTGTTCGACTATGGTACCTCCTTGTGTTTTCTTAATAGAATTTTTTCAGCAGAGAACGTGATTGATGGTAAGGACTGTGGAAACAATGTTAATCATAGCATGTCTCTAAATGGACGCAAGTCAGTGCCATTTGGAGAAAGTCAGAATGAGTGTGACAAGTGTCTTGCACAAGCTAAAATAAGAGATCCTGGAGAGGCGCCATTCAGATGCAAGGAGGACTGTGATGCCTTCCACATGGCCTCGTCTTTCACTGGCTGTGACAGCATCCAGACCGGAAAGAAGCCATATGCATGTAATCAGTGTGGAAAGACTTTCCGCTGTTGCTCTAAGCTTGTTGTACACCAGAGAACACATACTGGTGAAAAGCCCTATGAATGTTCTCAGTGTGGCAAGTCTTTCAGCCAGAGCTATGACCTTATCATACACCAGAGAACTCACACTGGCGAAAAGCCCTATGAGTGTAGCCAGTGTGGGAGATCCTTCACCCAGAGTTCCAAACTTCTTAGGCATCAGCGAACTCACACTGGAGAAAAACCATATAAGTGTCATGACTGTGGAAAGTCTTTCAGGTGGAACTCTAACCTTATTGTACATCAAAGAATTCATACCGGAGAGAAGCCTTATGAGTGTGCTCACTGTGGAAGGTCCTTCAGCCAGAGCTCTGACTTTGTCGCACATAAAAGGACTCACACTggggagaaaccctatgaatgtaaccAGTGTGGGAAATCCTTCATTCGAAGCACTCAGCTTATTAGGCATTTGCGAAttcacactggggagaagccgTATAAATGCAGTCAGTGTGATAAAGCCTTCACTGGGAGCTCTCACCTAATTGAACATCAGAGAACTCATACTGGAGAAAAACCTTTCGAATGTAATCAGTGTGGGAAAGGCTTCACTGGGAGCTCTCACCTGCTTTCACATCGGAGAATTCATTCTGGAGAGAAACCGTATGAGTGTCACAACTGTGGGAAAGCTTTTCGGCAGCGATCCCAGCTTGTTGTGCATGAGCGAacacacactggagagaaaccttatgaatgcAGTCATtgtgggaaggctttcacccaGAGGTCTCCCCTCACTGTGCATCAGAGAACGCATGTTGGAGAGAAGCCCTATCGGTGTaacgtgtgtgttaaagccttcagCCAGAGGTCACGCCTTATTGAACACCAGAGAACACAtactggagagaagccctatgAATGCATTGACTGTGGGAAAGCCTTCGGTGATCGATCGACTCTTACAAAACACGAGAGGACACACACTGGAGAAAAACCCTATGAATGTGATCATTGTGACAAGGCCTTCAGCCAGCGGTGCCAACTTACTCggcatcagagaattcatactggagagaagccatatgaatgtaatgaatgtgggaaggctttcagttacAGTACATCCCTTATTCAACATGAGAAGACCCATGGAAGATAAGCCCTGTAGATAATCAGGATGGAAAAGGTCACTGCCAAACTTTCTTTACTAGATATCTGATGACCAAGGTACAACTCAGTGTACTGTAATGACCACATGCATCAGAATTGCTTGGAGTGTGTGTGGAAACTGCACGTTGCCAAGCTTACACTGGCCTTCCTTAATCAGGATCTCAAGCATTAAAACCCAGGAGCCTACAGTTTCCAAAAGCAGCGTGAGTGATTTGTATGCACAGTAAAATTTATTCACTTCTGCATTTAGGTAAGAAGCTATGAACATGACCATTGATGAAACACATCCAGTCAGAGCTCTTAGCAGGAGTTAGAAAATTCAGAATGGAGCTGTACCCACCAGATAATCTTTCTAGTGCAGCTAGTCACCCAAACTCAATCAGATATTGTCCCTGTAACACATTCCTGGGAATGGTGGGGGACTGAAAGGTATTCTTGATACAGAGCCCTAAACACTCAACCTAAGGAGACACCAGTGCAGGAGGAAGTTGGTGTTGAGAGGTGAAATTTGAAGCCAGTCATATTCAATGTGAACCagcaattaaaaacacaaattgaaGGAAGGGTAAGGATGGGAAGTCTTCTAAAatggttttattgaaattgaaAGACTGAATTTTTCAGGGACTCTGCTGTGCTCTAACTCAACGTTGTTGCTCAGTTGGGTTGGCTGGAAGCAGAACTGGGTCCATAGCAGTAAGAAAACTTATCAAGTGAAGTGAAAACAGGACCCAGAATagtatatacacaaaatgttcCAACACATAAACACGTACACAGGTGGTAGTTGAGGTCCGCTCAGCAGCATGTTCAATAAAAGGCCGAAGTGTAAGTAACAGCTGTGGAGCAGGTGGGGGTGCATCGCGTGGAGACACAGAGCAAGAAGGCTGAAGCCGGGAACTTGCAGAGAGAGGACTGCGGCATGGAGGTCGCGGCCCCCTGGCAGAGCTGCGGACCTACcggcagggcagggaagcagggttAATTGAAGGTCTTTCCATGAAATTCCAAAGTTGCCCCTTCTTTTCTTGCATTAAGTATCTGGCTGTGGGTAAGcaaaaaacaaagtagggaagaaattatgtgctttaaaaaaaaaaaatctgagggtCTAGGGAATATGGTGTTTTATGCTCCAGGAAAGGGGCTGTCTTATTTGGGCATTTCAAGGACCTTCGTCTAACACCCAGTTCTTGCCCTTTTCATCGTAAAGCAAAGTATGCCATTAAACCTGTCTCCCCATCTGTGGAGCTTCCCGTCTGCTTTCTCATAGGATCTTCGGTATGGATGGGAGCCAAGGAGTGAAAGATGAAGAAAGCCtccaacatgaaagaaaaaatgtctaagataaaacaaacaaacaaaaaaaccccaaagagaATGAATGTTCAGaggaatcaaatattttaaatattttattctaggaGTCTTTCAAGAAATAATTGCTAATGAAAAATAAACCCAAGAtggt harbors:
- the ZNF544 gene encoding zinc finger protein 544: MPHLRILNQTTFPEALLLCKGSPATMHSSELKTGEKPQHLESHQEEVTLLEALTQVIKGKGLPSENLCPLHNHFSRYEEMELRSQQIPTHGLTVTPVMFWPPVSFKDVAVTFTWEEWGQLDPAQRTLYRDVTLETCSHLVSLGLLLSKPDVICRLEQGEDPWRVQRGPPRDWKITLEKKEGVAVEECSHHMEVKHCVQTEGPWLVSFGAVQQWRDQPGQHQEDSLDQVLTSERLFAQRGRCKHDLRGSCLSLSLLPPTLPTGTHFHKLNSHVKQNSVFMNHQKDWADLKSCEDDQRARTFFQSIYLNKLANAETGNKKPYEHTVSSDLFDYGTSLCFLNRIFSAENVIDGKDCGNNVNHSMSLNGRKSVPFGESQNECDKCLAQAKIRDPGEAPFRCKEDCDAFHMASSFTGCDSIQTGKKPYACNQCGKTFRCCSKLVVHQRTHTGEKPYECSQCGKSFSQSYDLIIHQRTHTGEKPYECSQCGRSFTQSSKLLRHQRTHTGEKPYKCHDCGKSFRWNSNLIVHQRIHTGEKPYECAHCGRSFSQSSDFVAHKRTHTGEKPYECNQCGKSFIRSTQLIRHLRIHTGEKPYKCSQCDKAFTGSSHLIEHQRTHTGEKPFECNQCGKGFTGSSHLLSHRRIHSGEKPYECHNCGKAFRQRSQLVVHERTHTGEKPYECSHCGKAFTQRSPLTVHQRTHVGEKPYRCNVCVKAFSQRSRLIEHQRTHTGEKPYECIDCGKAFGDRSTLTKHERTHTGEKPYECDHCDKAFSQRCQLTRHQRIHTGEKPYECNECGKAFSYSTSLIQHEKTHGR